The following proteins are co-located in the Bubalus bubalis isolate 160015118507 breed Murrah chromosome 21, NDDB_SH_1, whole genome shotgun sequence genome:
- the RPL32 gene encoding 60S ribosomal protein L32, whose protein sequence is MAALRPLVKPKIVKKRTKKFIRHQSDRYVKIKRNWRKPRGIDNRVRRRFKGQILMPNIGYGSNKKTKHMLPSGFRKFLVHNVKELEVLLMCNKSYCAEIAHNVSSKNRKAIVERAAQLAIRITNPNARLRSEENE, encoded by the exons ATGGCCGCCCTCAGACCCCTCGTGAAGCCTAAGATCGTCAAAAAGAGGACCAAGAAGTTCATTAGGCATCAGTCAGACCGATATGTCAAAATCAAG CGGAACTGGCGGAAGCCCAGAGGCATTGACAACAGGGTGCGCAGAAGATTCAAGGGCCAGATCTTGATGCCCAATATCGGTTACGGGAGCAACAAGAAAACCAAGCACATGCTGCCCAGCGGCTTCCGGAAGTTCCTGGTCCACAACGTCAAGGAGCTTGAGGTGCTGCTGATGTGCAACAA ATCTTACTGTGCTGAGATTGCTCACAACGTCTCCTCCAAGAACCGCAAGGCCATTGTGGAAAGAGCAGCCCAGCTGGCCATCAGAATCACCAATCCCAATGCCAGACTGCGCAGCGAGGAAAATGAATAG